One part of the Tachyglossus aculeatus isolate mTacAcu1 chromosome 26, mTacAcu1.pri, whole genome shotgun sequence genome encodes these proteins:
- the USP50 gene encoding inactive ubiquitin carboxyl-terminal hydrolase 50, with the protein MASGPPADDDFDIYYSLSEGSSPGAGSRERPAGAGPRAPGVTGLRNLGNTCYMNAVLQCLASVTPLVDYFLSGKYVTALHQDRGEVATAFSYLLMDMWLGEADCVAPEVFRLAVGNRCPAFGKKSQQDAQEFLSFVLNALHEALRKPHRRRASEKVCRGGKAGAAATAADSSIVTQLFEGQLSYHVVCLKCNSCSYKRETFTVLSLPVPSHYQCSLQECLERFFQQDTLRWNDQIYCSCCGAKQDAAVRAGVVKAPNVVIFHLKRFECYGKMKRKLRTNIHYPLVNLDLSPFIYPSCRKHPKYTLWAVVNHFGDLDGGHYTAFCKHAGTQSWFSFDDTRVLAVPEAAVQTAAAYLLCYSCQPFSAPSLGC; encoded by the exons GAGCGAGGGCTCAAGCCCCGGGGCCGGCTCCCGGGAGAggccggcgggggccgggccgcggGCCCCGGGCGTGACCGGCCTGCGCAACCTGGGCAACACGTGTTACATGAACGCCGTCCTGCAGTGCCTCGCCAGCGTCACACCTCTGGTGGACTATTTCCTCTCCGGGAAGTACGTCACGGCCCTGCACCA GGACCGAGGCGAGGTGGCCACGGCGTTTTCCTACCTGCTGATGGACATGTGGCTGGGGGAGGCGGACTGCGTCGCCCCCGAAGTGTTCCGCCTGGCCGTGGGCAACCGCTGCCCCGCCTTCGGGAAGAAGAGCCAGCAGGACGCCCAGGAGTTTCTCAGCTTCGTCCTCAACGCGTTGCACGAAGCCCTGAGGAAG CCCCACAGGCGGAGGGCGAGCGAGAAGGTCTGCCGAGGGGGCAAGGCGggtgccgccgccaccgccgccgacTCGTCCATCGTCACCCAGCTGTTCGAAGGCCAGCTCAGCTACCACGTCGTCTGCTTGAAGTGCAACAGCTGCAGCTACAAGCGCGAGACCTTCACCGTGCTCTCCCTTCCCGTCCCCTCGCACTATCAGTGCTCTCTCCAG GAATGTCTGGAGCGTTTCTTCCAACAAGACACCCTGCGGTGGAATGACCAGATTTACTGCTCCTGCTGCGGCGCCAAGCAGGACGCGGCAGTGAGGGCCGGTGTCGTCAAAGCGCCCAACGTCGTTATTTTTCATCTGAAGAG gTTCGAGTGTTACGGCAAaatgaaaaggaaactgaggacaaATATCCATTACCCCCTCGTCAACCTGGACCTCTCCCCTTTCATCTACCCGTCGTGTCGGAAGCATCCAAAATATACCCTCTGGGCTGTGGTG AACCACTTCGGCGACTTGGACGGCGGCCACTACACGGCCTTCTGCAAGCACGCCGGCACCCAGAGCTGGTTCAGCTTCGACGACACGCGGGTCCTTGCGGTGCCGGAGGCCGCCGTCCAAACCGCGGCCGCCTATCTCCTCTGCTACAGCTGCCAGCCCTTCTCCGCGCCCAGCCTCGGGTGCTAG